In one window of Pseudochaenichthys georgianus chromosome 5, fPseGeo1.2, whole genome shotgun sequence DNA:
- the nprl2 gene encoding GATOR1 complex protein NPRL2 has protein sequence MLIMTSRIECIFFSEFHPTLGPKIRYQVPEEYISRELFDTVQVYIITKPELQNKLITVTAMGKKLIGCPVCIEHKKYSRNALLFNLGLVCDAQTNTCALEPIVKKLSGYLTTLELESEFISNEESKQKLLPIMSTLLEELNATGACTLPIDESNTIHLKLIQLRKDPPIVQEYDVPVFTQYKDHFIKSQWDLTTQQILPYIDGFRHIQKISAEADVELNLVRIAVQNLLYYGVVTLVSIFQYSNVYCTTPKVQSLIDDKSIQEECLNYVTKQGQKRASIRDVFQLYCGLSPGTTVRDLCSRYSQQLQRVDERRLIQFGLMKTLIRRLQKYPVKVNRDERSRLPRLFTGCHSYDEICCKTGISYQELDERLENDPNIVVCWK, from the exons ATGCTGATCATGACCTCTCGAATAGAGTGTATATTTTTCAGTGAATTTCACCCCACCCTGGGTCCAAAGATAAGATACCAG GTCCCAGAGGAATACATTTCACGGGAGCTCTTTGACACCGTGCAGGTTTATATCATCACCAAGCCAGAACTgcaaaacaaattgataacagT cACTGCCATGGGAAAAAAGTTAATAGGATGTCCGGTGTGCATCGAGCATAAAAAGTACAGCAGAAATGCGCTGCTGTTTAACCTCGGCCTGGTTTGTGACGCTCAAACCAACACGTGTGCACTGGAGCCGATCGTCAAGAAGCTGTCAGGGTACCTCACAACTTTGGAG CTGGAGAGTGAATTTATATCCAATGAAGAGAGCAAGCAGAAACTGTTACCCATTATGTCCACCCTGTTAGAAGAACTGAACGCCACAGGAGCCTGCACCCTACCCATAG ATGAGTCCAACACCATCCACCTGAAGCTGATCCAGCTGCGAAAGGACCCCCCCATCGTCCAGGAGTACGACGTGCCCGTCTTCACGCAGTACAAAGACCATTTCATCAAATCTCAGTGGGATCTCACCACTCAACAG ATCTTGCCCTATATTGATGGATTCAGACACATCCAGAAGATCTCTGCTGAAGCGGATGTAGAGCTGAATCTTGTGCGCATTGCAGTGCAGAATCTACT GTATTATGGAGTTGTGACCTTGGTGTCCATATTTCAG TACTCCAATGTTTATTGCACCACCCCCAAAGTCCAAAGTCTCATAGATGACAAGTCCATTCAGGAAGAGTGCCTCAACTACGTCACTAAGCAAG GTCAGAAGCGTGCGAGTATAAGAGATGTCTTCCAGCTGTACTGTGGTCTGAGTCCAGGAACCACAGTCCGAGACCTTTGCTCTCGCTACTCGCAGCAGCTTCAAAGAGTTGATGAAAG GAGGCTGATCCAATTCGGACTGATGAAGACTCTTATTCGACGGCTGCAGAAATATCCGGTGAAGGTGAACCGAGATGAGAGGAGCAGGCTGCCTCGACTCTTCACCGGTTGTCATAGTTATGATGAGATCTGCTGTAAAACAG gGATCAGTTACCAGGAGCTGGATGAACGTTTGGAAAATGATCCCAACATTGTGGTGTGTTggaagtga
- the zmynd10 gene encoding zinc finger MYND domain-containing protein 10, with amino-acid sequence MEASVVLPIEAEAFVKSLETFSLKEVGSERWFRQHEHIEKLNMQAILSATAMHDEFVKEVLVSYGKIPVLVHEMILVEVWKHKVFPVLCQLQDFNPKSTFHLYMVIHHEATIINLLETIMYNQDSCEAAGDAVLDLVDYCHRKLCLLASGATTEGQHKLTGKAGVSSIEELQMQSAALEFEISLKAVSVLRFITDHTESISVINRMLCTHNIPCVLVHLISCCPWSRHQKGEVEKYINGRWQRIPGEDRLKMTKLDGQVWISLYNLLLKEDCQRKYDFNNYNKNQLLKLRGFMTEVLLDQLPNLVELQRFLAHLALTDPAPPKKELVLEQIPEMWDNIVRENSGKWKAITKYQVKETFSPSERDLRLQAQRLDQVYNLDVMESLLPEKPKCGYCGKEAAKRCSQCQGEWYCHRECQVKHWSKHKRACQLMKGAAEEIQRDLHISS; translated from the exons ATGGAGGCGTCTGTCGTTCTCCCTATTGAAGCAGAAGCGTTTGTGAAAAGTCTGGAAACTTTCTCTCTCAAGGAAGTGGGCTCTGAGAG GTGGTTCAGACAGCATGAGCACATTGAGAAACTCAACATGCAGGCCATACTGAGTGCTACTGCCATGCACGATGAGTTTGTCAAGGAGGTCCTGGTGTCATATGGAAAG ATACCCGTTCTGGTCCATGAAATGATCCTTGTGGAAGTGTGGAAGCACAAAGTGTTCCCCGTTTTATGTCAGTTGCAGGACTTTAATCCAAAGAGTACATTTCATCTTTACATGGTG ATTCACCATGAAGCCACAATCATAAACCTGCTTGAAACGATAATGTATAACCAG GACTCGTGTGAGGCAGCTGGGGACGCTGTTCTTGACTTGGTGGATTACTGCCACCGCAAACTCTGCCTGCTGGCCAGCGGAGCGACCACTGAGGGCCAACACAAGCTGACTGGGAAGGCCGGTGTGTCTTCTATAGAG GAGTTGCAGATGCAGAGTGCTGCGCTGGAATTTGAAATCTCCCTGAAGGCCGTCTCTGTGCTGCGCTTCATCACTGATCACACTGAGAG TATAAGTGTCATCAACCGCATGCTCTGCACCCACAACATACCCTGCGTGCTGGTTCATCTGATCAGCTGCTGCCCTTGGAGTCGACATCAAAAAG GTGAGGTAGAAAAGTACATAAACGGAAGATGGCAGAGGATTCCTGGTGAGGACCGTTTAAAGATGACAAAGCTGGATGGTCAGGTCTGGATTTCCCTCTACAATCTCCTGCTGAAGGAAGACTGCCAAAGGAAATATGACTTCAACAATTACAACAAGAACCAGCTTCTAAAG CTCCGGGGTTTCATGACGGAGGTGTTGTTGGATCAGCTGCCAAATTTGGTGGAGCTGCAGCGTTTCCTGGCTCATCTCGCCCTCACCGACCCGGCCCCTCCTAAAAAAGAACTTGTTTTGGAACag ATCCCAGAAATGTGGGACAACATTGTGAGAGAGAATTCTGGGAAGTGGAAGGCGATAACAAAGTATCAAGTCAAAGAAACGTTCAGCCCGTCTGAAAGAGACCTGAGGCTGCAGGCCCAGAG GTTGGACCAGGTGTACAATTTGGACGTGATGGAGAGTTTACTCCCTGAGAAACCAAAGTGTGGATACTGTGGGAAAGAGGCGGCAAAGAGATGCTCTCAGTGTCAGGGAGAGTGGTACTGCCACAG AGAATGTCAGGTGAAGCACTGGTCCAAACATAAGAGGGCCTGCCAGCTCATGAAGGGGGCCGCAGAGGAGATCCAGAGagacctgcacatcagcagctgA